The following are encoded in a window of Ictalurus punctatus breed USDA103 chromosome 13, Coco_2.0, whole genome shotgun sequence genomic DNA:
- the srsf2a gene encoding serine and arginine rich splicing factor 2a — MSYGRPPPDVEGMTSLKVDNLTYRTSPETLRRVFEKYGRVGDVYIPRDRYTKESRGFAFVRFHDKRDAEDAMDAMDGALLDGRELRVQMARYGRPPDSHYGRRGGPPRRYGGYGRRSRSRSPRRRRHSRSRSRSRSRSRSRSRYSRSRSKSYSRSRSRSKSRTPRRSKSKSPSRSRSRSKSKSPSRSRSPRSNRASKSKSRSRSRSRPKSPEANGATQES; from the exons ATGAGTTACGGTAGACCTCCGCCCGACGTTGAGGGCATGACCTCGCTGAAAGTGGACAACCTGACTTACCGAACCTCGCCTGAGACGTTGCGGCGCGTTTTCGAGAAGTACGGCCGCGTCGGAGACGTGTACATCCCGAGAGATCGGTACACGAAGGAGAGCCGCGGGTTCGCCTTCGTGCGCTTCCACGACAAGCGAGACGCCGAGGACGCGATGGACGCCATGGACGGCGCGCTGCTGGACGGACGCGAGCTTCGCGTGCAAATGGCGCGCTACGGCCGACCGCCGGATTCGCACTACGGCCGTCGCGGAGGACCTCCGCGCAGATACGGCGGGTACGGACGGAGGAGTCGCAG TCGCAGCCCCAGGCGCAGGAGGCACAGCCGTTCCCGCAGCAGGAGTCGCTCCCGCTCCAGAAGCAGATCTCGCTACAGCCGCTCCAGATCCAAGTCCTACTCCCGATCTCGCTCCCGCTCTAAGAGCCGCACACCCCGCAGGAGCAAATCCAAATCTCCTTCCAGGTCCCGATCCAGATCTAAGTCCAAGTCTCCTTCCAGGAGTCGCAGTCCCCGTTCGAACAGAGCGTCCAAATCCAAGTCAAGGTCCAGGTCCAGGAGCAGACCCAAATCCCCCGAGGCCAATGGAGCCACCCAGGAGTCATGA